A genome region from Penicillium psychrofluorescens genome assembly, chromosome: 3 includes the following:
- a CDS encoding uncharacterized protein (ID:PFLUO_005118-T1.cds;~source:funannotate), with protein MGGFFWRRKSQAPPKQEPELPPQPQSQSPFGAFASWQAAQFPAASQYSDDVHRTPPVPGAFPESPPSSPTLAPSDRREAVAGSIDQEDGVHMEDLASALPELLTAPELPTELGRHLHPRKPTNLTPTPTRVRRVHPVTPPHLVLEDEIPVDDPWSQQSLAYERLPFGRPVSAVHLFYPDRRPIPSGRIESVFTSQWQRLEKERKAQERDQRLPTRAIPKGLAVRPLSWEWLNRVSQEMKKPNNHKVAMSLSGDPISRRDIATCVTPLEWLNDEIINAYIALIIDYLRDSTGHTGRQDQPRYHAFNSFFYSSLRDKGYQGVRRWANRAKIGGEKLLDVDTVFVPVHQSSHWTLLIVRPGDRTVEYFDSLGARGAAQFKVIKEWLRGELGARFDEEEWTLLPSRSSSQDNGSDCGAFLLSNAKAIAIGIDPRAFGAADINMLRKKIVAELINGGLRGEFNPVEKTGIALL; from the exons ATGGGGGGGTTCTTCTGGCGACGAAAGTCGCAGGCTCCTCCGAAACAGGAACCCGAGCTCCCACCTCAGCCGCAGTCGCAGTCGCCATTCGGCGCATTTGCAAGTTGGCAAGCTGCTCAATTCCCCGCAGCTAGCCAATACTCCGATG ATGTCCACCGCACACCACCGGTTCCGGGCGCATTCCCAGAATCACCTCCCTCGTCACCCACCCTTGCACCCAGCGATCGCCGCGAAGCAGTTGCCGGTTCAATTGATCAGGAGGATGGTGTTCATATGGAAGACCTCGCTTCTGCGCTCCCCGAATTATTAACAGCTCCTGAGCTCCCGACAGAACTCGGACGACATCTGCATCCGCGCAAACCGACAAACCTCACTCCTACGCCCACACGAGTCAGACGCGTGCATCCAGTCACACCGCCTCATTTAGtcctggaagatgaaatTCCTGTGGATGATCCATGGAGTCAGCAGTCGCTGGCGTATGAGAGGCTGCCTTTCGGGCGACCAGTTTCTGCTGTGCACCTTTTCTACCCTGATCGGAGACCAATTCCATCTGGTCGGATCGAATCTGTCTTCACATCACAATGGCAAAGgctggagaaagaaagaaaagcccaGGAGCGCGACCAACGCCTCCCCACAAGAGCCATCCCGAAAGGACTTGCAGTGCGCCCACTCTCCTGGGAGTGGCTAAATCGTGTGTCGCAAGAGATGAAAAAGCCGAACAACCACAAGGTCGCAATGTCGCTTTCTGGGGATCCAATCTCCCGCAGAGATATCGCCACCTGCGTTACGCCTCTTGAGTGGCTAAACGACGAAATCATCAACGCCTACATCGCCTTGATTATTGATTATCTTCGCGACTCGACAGGCCACACCGGCCGTCAAGATCAACCTCGCTACCACGCCTTTAACTCGTTTTTCTACTCTAGCCTTCGAGATAAGGGATATCAAGGTGTCCGGCGATGGGCCAATCGCGCCAAGATTGGCGGCGAAAAGCTCTTAGACGTGGATACGGTCTTTGTTCCCGTCCATCAATCAAGCCATTGGACCTTGTTGATCGTTCGACCGGGAGACCGCACAGTCGAGTATTTTGACTCGCTGGGTGCTCGCGGCGCGGCCCAGTTCAAAGTCATCAAGGAGTGGCTGCGCGGCGAGCTGGGGGCCCGAttcgacgaggaagaatggACTTTACTCCCATCGAGATCCTCGTCGCAGGACAACGGAAGTGACTGCGGCGCATTCCTCCTCTCGAATGCAAAGGCAATCGCCATCGGTATCGACCCCCGCGCGTTTGGTGCGGCCGACATCAACATGCTCCGCAAGAAGATTGTGGCCGAGCTCATCAACGGCGGACTGCGGGGTGAGTTTAATCCGGTCGAGAAGACGGGCATTGCCCTTCTTTGA
- a CDS encoding uncharacterized protein (ID:PFLUO_005119-T1.cds;~source:funannotate) encodes MGEAAKDQPDAGLKSLNHYSIRLPLWRYWPRQKLLPLIRYETPYLAWAQEKVRTPALDSYFAFTANLGTHTFFMVFLPFLFWCGSNDLGRGLVRILAAGVFLSGFVKDLLCLPRPLSPPLQRITMSGSAALEYGFPSTHSTNAVSVAVYALSLLHSPDSTLSTQAALLLQVITYLYVGSIVLGRLYCGMHGFFDVIIGCIMGTAIGLAQFHYGFEYDDYILSASWTQMLFITIVVLTMVRIHPEPADDCPCFDDSVAFAGVELGVTVASWRFAKSSIAWADGSIPYRFDELGLIKTVARLVLGVLCVFAWRETMKPSLLRMLPPLFRSLEKLGLLLPRRFFTTASKYTTIPSHLKDHDVLPNFSDIPSILTSMRHPRRRAISVGPQSEADAYETLAYRQKRRRESASSDRRPSPVADGDRKPNGVAVASSTQSKLDEYEHMMGTGSPHSSAVDADSHLRVSPLPPPQYDEKSDEKEVFSQIKKPRVRYDVEVVTKLIVYTVACAAAAPTLDTHGRPVLSAPTNKDTRQCDCFVVSGPNPGYFQHYKMWDFRSVPLSKFANSTTSIWQDEDESDEDDRSWDSEWDWDDWVDYDDDSEESEVNVTSTIGEGESPDPDSWLFFETPFEKDWSSQGWERHRTKESPVSMVNSKRNVFFTKDHERGNNLTYLVLRTTRHTNYTSTAEIETRISNIYHASIRVRLRLLPASMTIPQPVQPKDWPPLDPRQHAIPALNNKSTSVQDDRPAPGACVGIFTYHDLNTESDIEILTKDTSYRVHYANQPDYDPIADIMIPGASSEIDLPFAWTSWSTHRLDWLPSISRWYIDNRLQDAKSYRVPNLQSMVVINLWSDGGIWTGDMRLGDSIYLGIEWIELAYNTSSDHNKGVGIPASQRHGGHQAFSPANQSNKTGNGHSTNSTHSPNEPADDLSKKKKHRKCKKGRKGRKCRRRRKHHKDHDHDHDHDNDDHGGEDPQPDSCHRPCAIDSL; translated from the exons ATGGGAGAGGCCGCCAAGGACCAGCCCGATGCCGGGCTGAAGAGCCTCAATCATT aTTCGATCCGTCTACCCCTCTGGCGCTACTGGCCCCGACAAAAATTGCTGCCTCTGATCCGATATGAGACCCCGTACCTCGCCTGGGCGCAGGAAAAAGTCCGCACGCCTGCGCTCGACTCCTACTTTGCCTTTACGGCCAACTTGGGGACCCACACGTTTTTCATGGTTTTCCTGCCCTTCCTTTTCTGGTGCGGGTCGAATGACTTGGGTCGAGG ACTGGTGCGCATCCTAGCCGCAGGTGTCTTTCTCAGTGGGTTTGTCAAAGACTTGCTctgtcttcctcggcctctgTCTccgccgctgcagcggaTTACCATGTCCGGGTCCGCAGCCCTGGAATACGGGTTTCCCTCCACCCATTCGACAAACGCCGTCTCTGTCGCCGTATACGCTTTATCTTTACTTCATTCGCCGGACTCGACCCTTAGCACGCAAGCCGCTCTCCTTCTTCAAGTGATCACTTATCTCTACGTCGGGTCCATTGTCTTGGGTCGGTTATACTGCGGGATGCATGGGTTCTTTGATGTGATTATCGGTTGCATCATGGGTACGGCAATTGGTCTCGCACAATTTCATTATGGGTTCGAGTACGACGATTATATTCTGTCCGCCTCGTGGACACAGATGCTATTCATCACGATTGTGGTTCTCACGATGGTGCGCATACATCCGGAGCCAGCGGACGACTGTCCGTGCTTTGATGATAGTGTCGCTTTCGCAGGCGTGGAACTTGGCGTCACTGTGGCTTCCTGGAGGTTCGCCAAATCCAGCATCGCCTGGGCGGACGGCTCGATCCCGTATCGATTCGATGAATTGGGGTTGATCAAAACTGTTGCCCGTCTGGTCTTGGGCGTGCTGTGTGTGTTTGCTTGGCGAGAGACCATGAAGCCTTCTCTGTTGCGCATGCTGCCTCCTCTCTTCCGCAGCTTGGAGAAACTCGGACTTCTTCTGCCCCGTCGATTCTTCACCACTGCCTC GAAATACACGACCATCCCTTCACATTTGAAAGATCATGATGTGCTCCCTAATTTCTCTgacatcccatccatcctcaCCTCTATGCGtcatcctcgccgtcgaGCCATCTCCGTCGGCCCGCAGTCCGAAGCCGATGCCTATGAAACCTTGGCATACCGCCAGAAACGCCGACGCGAGAGCGCATCGAGTGACCGCCGTCCCTCCCCAGTAGCAGACGGTGACCGCAAGCCCAACGGAGTAGCCGTTGCATCGTCGACGCAATCCAAACTGGACGAGTACGAGCATATGATGGGCACTGGCAGCCCGCATTCTTCCGCCGTCGACGCGGACAGCCACCTCCGGGTGTCACCATTACCACCCCCGCAATATGACGAAAAGtccgacgagaaggaggtgtTCTCGCAGATCAAAAAGCCTCGGGTGCGGTACGATGTTGAGGTGGTGACTAAATTGATCGTATACACCG TGGCTTGTGCTGCTGCGGCTCCTACGCTGGACACCCATGGCCGTCCTGTCCTGTCGGCACCGACCAACAAAGATACCAGGCAATGCGATTGCTTCGTGGTCTCCGGTCCCAATCCAGGATATTTCCAGCACTACAAGATGTGGGACTTCCGCTCCGTTCCCTTGAGCAAGTTCGCCAACTCGACAACCTCCATATGGCAGGATGAGGACGagagcgacgaagatgacaGGAGCTGGGACTCGGAGTGGGACTGGGACGACTGGGTGGactatgatgatgactctgaAGAGTCGGAGGTCAATGTCACAAGCACGATAGGCGAAGGGGAGAGTCCTGATCCTGACTCCTGGCTGTTCTTCGAAACGCCGTTTGAAAAGGACTGGAGCAGCCAGGGATGGGAGCGCCATCGCACGAAGGAATCCCCGGTGTCCATGGTCAACAGCAAGCGGAAcgtcttcttcaccaagGATCACGAGCGAGGGAACAACTTGACCTATCTGGTCTTGCGCACCACCCGCCACACGAACTATACATCGAccgccgagatcgagaccCGTATCAGCAATATCTATCACGCCTCCATCCGCGTGCGTCTGCGgctcctccccgccagcaTGACTATACCGCAGCCTGTTCAGCCTAAGGACTGGCCTCCGCTAGACCCGCGGCAGCATGCCATCCCGGCTCTGAACAACAAATCAACCTCCGTACAGGATGACCGGCCAGCTCCTGGTGCATGTGTCGGCATCTTCACCTACCACGACTTGAACACCGAATCAGACATCGAAATCCTAACCAAAGACACATCTTATCGTGTCCACTATGCCAACCAGCCAGACTATGATCCAATAGCCGACATCATGATCCCCGGCGCAAGTTCGGAAATCGACCTCCCCTTTGCCTGGACGTCATGGTCAACACACCGGCTGGACTGGCTTCCGTCTATCTCGCGATGGTACATCGACAATCGGCTACAAGACGCCAAATCGTACCGCGTGCCCAACCTGCAGAGTATGGTGGTGATAAACCTGTGGAGTGACGGCGGTATCTGGACGGGAGACATGAGGCTCGGAGACAGTATCTACTTGGGCATTGAATGGATCGAGTTGGCGTACAACACGTCCTCGGACCATAACAAGGGAGTCGGTATTCCTGCCTCGCAGCGTCATGGCGGCCATCAGGCCTTCTCACCCGCAAATCAGTCGAATAAAACCGGTAATGGACACTCGACGAACTCGACGCACTCGCCAAATGAGCCTGCCGATGACCTATctaagaagaagaaacaccGCAAGTGCAAGAAAGGGAGGAAGGGCCGTAAgtgtcgacgacgacggaAGCACCACAAGgaccatgaccatgaccatgaccatgatAATGATGATCATGGTGGAGAAGACCCGCAGCCTGATTCATGCCATAGGCCGTGTGCCATTGATAGCCTTTAG
- a CDS encoding uncharacterized protein (ID:PFLUO_005120-T1.cds;~source:funannotate), translating to MSNMYDDQYYGPSHGRSVAPPSPSSMSPRYHNQSNTVRVSNGTASTNTSFSSGHMSEATNITQPPAFSKKFVVVGDGGCGKTCLLISYSQGYFPEKYVPTVFENYITQTIHRATGKTVELALWDTAGQEEYDRLRPLSYPETDLLFVCFAVDCPASLENVVDKWYPEVLHFCPTTPIILVGLKSDLRSKRTCIELLKTQGLTPITPEQGQGVAHRMGATYIECSSKEMRGVDEVFQKAIDTVVATEDQGWSTQKPHQRSTTKPGGGGGGVQGKKIKKRTCKIL from the exons atgaGCAACATGTATGACGATCAGTACTATGGGCCCTCACATGGCCGCTCTGTTGcgcctccatccccttcaTCCATGTCCCCCCGCTACCACAACCAAAGCAACACTGTGCGAGTAAGCAACggcaccgccagcaccaacaccagcttctccagcggccACATGTCTGAGGCTACCAACATCACACAGCCGCCTGCCTTCTCGAAAAAGTTCGTCGTGGTGGGCGATGGCGGATGCGGCAAGACCTGCCTGTTGATCAGCTACTCGCAGGGATACTTCCCAGAG AAATATGTCCCGACTGTATTTGAAAACTACATCACCCAAACCATTCACCGCGCAACGGGCAAAACAGTGGAATTGGCCCTTTGGGATACTGCTGGCCAAGAGGAATACGACCGTTTACGTCCGCTGTCCTATCCCGAGACTGATCTTCTGTTTGTCTGCTTTGCTGTTGACTGTCCCGCGTCATTGGAGAACGTGGTGGACAAG TGGTATCCCGAGGTCCTTCATTTCTGCCCAACCACCCCAATCATCCTGGTGGGCTTGAAGTCCGACCTCCGCTCCAAGCGAACATGTATTGAACTCCTCAAGACACAAGGGCTCACGCCCATAACCCCAGAGCAAGGCCAGGGGGTGGCCCATCGAATGGGCGCAACCTACATCGAGTGCAGCAGCAAGGAAATGCGTGGTGTTGACGAGGTGTTTCAGAAAGCGATCGACACCGTCGTGGCCACAGAAGACCAAGGCTGGTCCACCCAGAAGCCACATCAGCGCAGCACCACCAAACccggcggcgggggcggcgGAGTCCAaggcaagaagatcaagaagcgGACCTGCAAGATTCTGTAG
- a CDS encoding uncharacterized protein (ID:PFLUO_005121-T1.cds;~source:funannotate), whose protein sequence is MASTPGSGGRTASPTVFEQQRSELAREISMGMEQVLQNINRLNRNLESVIAVGNEFGSVEALWSQFENFMGRPEGEGEEATGRQKASGEQEGQGESGGTHEGEEQ, encoded by the exons ATGGCGTCGACTCCTGGCTCCGGCGGACGCACCGCATCCCCCACTGTCTTTGAGCAGCAGCGCAGTGAGCTCGCCCGCGAAATTTCCATG GGCATGGAGCAAGTCCTACAGAACATCAACCGCCTAAATCGGAATCTGGAGAGCGTCATCGCA GTGGGCAATGAGTTTGGCTCTGTGGAAGCGCTTTGGTCGCAATTTGAGAACTTCATGGGCCGGCCcgagggagaaggcgaagaggcGACCGGGAGGCAGAAAGCGAGTGGGGAGCAGGAAGGGCAGGGAGAGTCTGGTGGCACAcatgaaggagaagagcaatAA
- a CDS encoding uncharacterized protein (ID:PFLUO_005122-T1.cds;~source:funannotate) has protein sequence MTVAYYAWYQFRELFNDPLVSLRDLLMGFFVFIMWFRLSLVFCLAWSEGALNRFHYRRDDDDHHGSPPGTGTGFGSSSGAHTDVASQRSNNQKRASGDRARTRSNAHGAPHHRVSVAISVALFAVLMSVLIKTFTSIQFVSSRGNEYFCEIDEDYLTDRFNLTGLNAEVPYYQYALDLVTDVFDLDADDDLREQIEKSARHLYGLVHARYIVTTRGLAKMLEKYKKGDFGKCPRVMCDGHPLLPVGQSDLPNMSTVKLYCAKCEDTYNPKSSRHASIDGAYFGTSFHSILFQVYPALIPEKSIRRYEPRIFGFRVHAAAALARWQDVERDQMRQRLADFDVEAKFIEDSESDDEAFDYEEESPLGSKNEKVLGDTASGRMDLGI, from the exons ATGACCGTGGCCTACTACGCCTGGTACCAGTTCCGGGAGCTGTTCAATGACCCTCTGGTTTCGCTTCGAGACCTCCTGATGGGGTTCTTCGTGTTTATCATGTGGTTCCGTTTGTCGCTCGTCTTCTGTCTCGCCTGGTCTGAGGGAGCCCTCAACCGTTTCCACTACCGTcgtgacgacgatgaccacCATGGATCTCCGCCTGGCACCGGCACTGGCTTCGGCTCGAGCTCTGGAGCTCACACTGACGTCGCTTCTCAGCGATCCAACAATCAGAAGCGAGCTTCTGGTGACAGAGCTCGCACCCGGTCCAATGCTCATGGCGCACCTCACCATCGTGTCTCTGTTGCTATCTCTGTTGCTCTCTTCGCTGTTCTGATGAGCGTGCTAATCAAAACGTTCACTTCCATCCAGTTTGTGTCTTCGCGTGGCAACGAGTACTTCTGCGAGATCGACGAGGATTATCTGACCGACCGTTTCAACCTGACGGGCCTCAATGCCGAGGTCCCTTACTATCAGTACGCGCTCGACCTCGTGACCGatgtctttgatctcgatgCAGACGACGATCTGcgcgagcagatcgagaagTCCGCGCGTCATCTCTACGGCCTGGTTCATGCCCGCTACATAGTCACTACCCGTGGTCTCGCAAAGATG CTCGAGAAGTACAAGAAGGGTGATTTCGGCAAATGCCCGCGCGTTATGTGTGATGGACACCCGCTTCTTCCCGTCGGCCAGTCTGATCTCCCCAACATGAGCACTGTCAAGTTGTACTGCGCCAAGTGTGAAGACACGTACAACCCCAAGTCCTCGCGCCACGCTTCCATCGACGGGGCCTACTTCGGTACCTCGTTCCACTCCATTCTCTTCCAGGTCTACCCCGCTCTCATCCCCGAGAAGAGCATTCGTCGCTACGAGCCTCGCATCTTTGGCTTCCGCGTGCACGCCGCCGCTGCTCTTGCCCGCTGGCAGGACGTCGAACGCGACCAGATGCGCCAGCGCCTCGCCGACTTTGACGTTGAGGCCAAGTTCATCGAGGACTCCGAGAGTGACGACGAGGCTTTTGACTACGAGGAAGAATCCCCCCTGGGCTCCAAGAATGAGAAGGTTCTTGGAGACACTGCCTCTGGCCGTATGGACCTCGGGATCTAG
- a CDS encoding uncharacterized protein (ID:PFLUO_005123-T1.cds;~source:funannotate): MSAQQRRTLTYGQHNVLQTISVTPLARQDGYWVIYIHGGAWRDPTVTSASFDATESILRKSSDLPIAGYASISYRLSAHPNHPQDPKSTPSDEFRDAKHPDHIRDVEAALTLLQNTYGFGSRYILVGHSCGATLAFQTVMGAVAGHREQSFTGDANEPGAGAETVFSSPGSLPPRLTTHPTAIVGVAGIYDMRKLRDTHREISAYREFIEGAFGTDEKLWDAVSPAQVVGSRGVEGGWKVGRLAVLAHSRDDELVDEAQLDSMRESLRGWEETEAQVLVDDELASKHRRVCGLPLSGAHDEIWSNGKELARAIIFAFRELQDMGLASR; this comes from the exons ATGTCCGCGCAACAGCGTCGGACTTTGACATATGGTCAGCATAATGTGCTGCAGACCATCTCAGTTACTCCGCTGGCCCGCCAGGACGGCTACTGGGTGAT CTacatccacggcggcgcATGGCGTGACCCAACCGTAACCTCTGCATCATTCGACGCCACCGAGTCCATTTTGCGCAAGTCCTCGGACCTCCCAATCGCAGGCtacgcctccatctcctACCGACTAAGCGCACACCCGAACCACCCTCAAGATCCAAAAAGCACTCCATCAGACGAGTTCCGTGATGCGAAGCACCCAGATCACATACGCGACGTGGAAGCCGCGCTTACATTGCTCCAGAATACATATGGCTTTGGGTCCCGGtacatcctcgtcggacaCAGCTGCGGCGCAACGCTGGCCTTCCAGACCGTCATGGGCGCTGTCGCGGGACACCGCGAACAATCGTTTACCGGGGACGCAAACGAGCCCGGCGCAGGTGCTGAGACGGTCTTCTCGTCTCCGGGCTCGCTACCTCCGCGACTGACGACACATCCGACGGCCATCGTCGGCGTGGCGGGAATCTACGATATGCGCAAGCTGCGTGATACACATCGAGAGATCTCTGCGTATCGCGAGTTCATTGAGGGTGCATTTGGGACGGATGAGAAGCTCTGGGATGCGGTTTCGCCGGCGCAGGTGGTCGGTTCGCGTGGTGTAGAGGGTGGATGGAAGGTGGGGAGACTGGCTGTCCTGGCGCATTCGAGGGATGACGAGCTTGTGGATGAGGCTCAGCTAGATTCCATGCGGGAGTCGCTTCGGGGATGGGAAGAGACTGAGGCACAGGTGCTTGTGGATGATGAACTTGCGTCTAAACACAGGCGTGTCTGTGGTCTTCCTCTCAGTGGCGCTCACGATGAGATTTGGAGTAATGGCAAGGAGCTGGCTCGCGCCATTATATTCGCTTTTCGGGAATTGCAGGATATGGGGCTGGCTTCTCGATAG
- a CDS encoding uncharacterized protein (ID:PFLUO_005124-T1.cds;~source:funannotate): protein MAETEAPLALAAVKVEALVVLKIIKHCSQTFPTTATGSIVGMDVDSTLEITNSFPFPVVELPAESHFDNAAPNPAAAAPRAKGNTAYQTEMIRMLREVNVDANNVGWYTSANMGNFVNMNVIENQFFYQKEMNERTVALVHDVSRSAQGSLSLRAFRLSEKFMAAFRENKFNAEELQKSNIRHQDIFDELPVEIHNSHLITSFLHQLQTPSTSGPTDLPPSLSALESSPFAKSSILTPNFENLSLSIDPFLEKNCDLLLDSIEAHNTETNNFQYYQRVLGREQQKINNWKQKRSQENTTRAALKQPLLPEDEWQRLFKLPTEPSRLESMLNTRQVEQYARQVDSFVSSTTGKMFAVKGNLLPGETAK from the exons ATGGCCGA AACCGAAGCTCCCCTCGCGCTCGCGgccgtcaaggtcgaggCCTTG GTGGTGTTGAAAATCATCAAGCACTGCTCCCAAACCTTCCCGACCACAGCGACCGGCTCGATCGTGGGTATGGACGTCGATAGCACCCTGGAAATCACCAACTCGTTCCCGTTCCCTGTCGTCGAGTTGCCCGCCGAGTCGCACTTCGATAATGCCGCCCCGAACCCAGCGGCCGCCGCTCCCCGCGCCAAGGGGAACACCGCGTACCAGACGGAGATGATCCGCATGCTGCGGGAGGTTAACGTCGACGCGAACAATGTCGGGTGGTACACTAGCGCCAACATGGGCAACTTTGTCAACATGAACGTGATCGAGAACCAGTTCTTCTACCAGAAGGAGATGAACGAGCGGACAGTAGCGCTTGTGCACGACGTCAGCCGCAGCGCGCAGGGCAGTTTGAGTCTGCGGGCTTTCCGGCTCTCGGAAAAGTTCATGGCCGCATTCCGGGAGAATAAGTTCAATGCTGAGGA GCTGCAAAAGTCCAACATCCGCCACCAGGACATCTTCGACGAGCTGCCCGTGGAGATCCACAACTCGCACCTGATCACTTCCTTCCTCCACCAGCTGCAGACACCCAGCACATCGGGTCCGACGGACCTACCGCCTTCGCTGAGCGCACTCGAGTCCAGCCCGTTCGCCAAatcctccatcctcaccCCCAACTTTGAGAACCTGTCCCTCAGCATCGACCCGTTCCTCGAGAAGAACTGCGACCTCCTGCTGGACAGCATCGAGGCGCACAACACCGAGACCAACAACTTCCAGTACTACCAGCGTGTGCTGGGGCGGGAGCAGCAAAAGATCAACAACTGGAAGCAGAAGCGCAGCCAGGAGAACACTACCCGCGCCGCGCTCAAGCAGCCGCTTCTGCCCGAGGACGAGTGGCAGCGTTTGTTCAAGCTCCCCACCGAGCCCAGCCGGCTGGAGAGCATGCTCAACACCCGACAGGTGGAGCAGTACGCGCGCCAGGTCGACAGCTTTGTCTCGTCGACCACGGGCAAGATGTTTGCTGTCAAGGGCAACCTGCTGCCTGGCGAGACGGCCAAATAA
- a CDS encoding uncharacterized protein (ID:PFLUO_005125-T1.cds;~source:funannotate) yields MYNSHTDIWIAGAFAAVVVDFIVYPFDTLKTRIQSPDYEKVFKDPRTGAVRRNVLFRGLYQGVWSVVFSTIPSSGAFFTTYEAVKSALHNSRTNNKNDDRYASPDSPNRIQLPFTHSLPSPIIHAIASSSAEMVACLMLTPAEVLKQNAQMIGEQSGNKTAMRQVVDRFRHHPWRLWSGYTALVGRNLPFTGLQFPIFEYVRSHVIDWRRKRKADQAAAASGNGSGRSSNGTDASEQREQLIERAGLTGLSASVSGTIASTVTTPIDVIKTRVMLSASSKPSPSEEEEAKSESRKEKGAASSEKTATNQRRMRTLAVGREIYRNEGVRGLFKGGALRAGWTAVALSLYLSLYEGGRFYLENRRREREGLDGGQRVGEGEPVM; encoded by the exons ATGTATAATAGCCACACCGACATCTGGATC GCCGGCGCCTTTGCCGCAGTAGTCGTCGACTTCATCGTCTACCCTTTCGATACGCTCAAAACCCGGATCCAGTCGCCGGACTATGAGAAGGTGTTCAAAGATCCGCGCACCGGCGCCGTGAGACGCAATGTCCTCTTCCGCGGTCTCTACCAGGGAGTTTGGAGCGTGGTCTTCTCAACAATACCATCAT CCGGTGCCTTCTTCACGACATACGAAGCCGTGAAATCCGCGCTCCACAATTCCAGaaccaacaacaagaacGACGATAGATACGCCAGCCCCGACTCTCCGAATAGAATCCAACTCCCCTTCACCCACTCCCTCCCCAGCCCAATAATCCACGCCATcgcctcctcatccgccgAAATGGTTGCGTGTCTGATGCTTACACCCGCCGAGGTGCTGAAGCAGAATGCGCAGATGATCGGTGAGCAGTCAGGCAACAAGACCGCCATGCGCCAGGTTGTCGACCGCTTCCGTCATCATCCCTGGCGCCTGTGGAGCGGATATACCGCTCTCGTGGGAAGAAACCTCCCATTCACAGGCCTTCAGTTCCCGATCTTCGAGTATGTGCGCTCGCATGTGATTGACTGGCGGCGAAAGCGGAAAGCGGATCAAGCTGCCGCTGCTTCTGGAAAtggaagcggaagaagcaGTAACGGCACAGATGCCTCCGAGCAGAGAGAGCAGCTGATCGAGCGGGCCGGGTTAACGGGCCTCTCGGCCTCGGTATCGGGCACGATAGCATCGACGGTGACGACGCCAATCGATGTGATCAAGACGCGCGTGATGCTCTCAGCGAGCAGTAAACCATCCCCctcagaagaagaagaagctaaATCGGAGTCCCGAAAGGAAAAGGGTGCTGCTTCGTCTGAGAAAACAGCCACGAATCAGCGGAGAATGCGCACTCTAGCTGTTGGCCGTGAGATCTATCGCAATGAAGGTGTCCGGGGCTTGTTCAAGGGTGGCGCCCTTCGAGCGGGATGGACGGCTGTCGCTTTGAGTTTGTATCTGAGTCTCTATGAGGGTGGTCGGTTTTATCTGGAGAATCGGAGGAGGGAACGGGAGGGATTGGATGGCGGGCAGCGGGTTGGGGAGGGGGAGCCTGTTATGTAA